The Nostoc sp. 'Lobaria pulmonaria (5183) cyanobiont' genome window below encodes:
- a CDS encoding conjugal transfer protein TrbI, with protein MTRLHQWKSGTAALMAMAVTTTVISPLLSLAPANAQYRIDQNRTGQYGNATIPSGVALPVTYEKETITIAPGESKSLTLRIANDIIDRNRNVLIPAGTKVNGRLEPVDLDGYSRDRDDNQGKGVRFVAQELEFSNGQRQSINATSRTYTTTQRVKQGPNTSQVLTDAAIGGGAGLLGSLITGNNRIDDLKPVLGAAAGAGASVLLRKKEGNAFVIRPAQDLRLTLNSNLNLVPQSRY; from the coding sequence ATGACTCGCCTACATCAATGGAAATCTGGTACTGCTGCACTTATGGCAATGGCGGTTACTACAACCGTTATTAGTCCCCTATTGAGCTTGGCTCCTGCTAATGCACAATATAGAATTGATCAAAACAGAACTGGACAATACGGAAACGCTACCATTCCTTCTGGAGTTGCTCTTCCTGTCACCTACGAAAAAGAGACAATTACTATTGCTCCTGGGGAAAGTAAATCTCTAACCTTGAGAATAGCCAACGACATTATTGACAGAAATAGAAATGTCTTAATTCCTGCTGGTACTAAAGTAAATGGACGGTTAGAACCTGTTGACTTAGATGGTTATTCCAGAGATAGAGATGATAACCAAGGAAAAGGCGTAAGGTTTGTGGCTCAAGAATTAGAATTTTCTAATGGTCAGCGTCAGTCGATTAATGCAACTTCTCGGACATACACCACAACTCAAAGAGTTAAACAGGGGCCCAACACCAGTCAGGTTTTAACTGATGCAGCTATTGGTGGGGGTGCTGGTCTTTTAGGTTCACTAATTACTGGCAACAACAGAATTGACGATTTAAAACCTGTTCTCGGTGCGGCTGCGGGTGCGGGTGCAAGTGTACTATTGCGGAAAAAAGAAGGAAATGCTTTTGTCATCAGACCAGCACAAGATTTGAGACTCACACTGAATTCTAACTTGAATTTAGTACCACAATCCCGCTACTAG
- a CDS encoding DUF4288 domain-containing protein — MRRRIARLLYKSSSDAPSYQLLYQESFVLVKAASLEEAKAKALNHGKNESVSYTNENGETITWSLQQVVDINSVLDDDFDSSEDIVDLYARHFRNYEAYQSFEPLLSQEQFGE; from the coding sequence GTGCGACGCCGAATAGCCCGCCTTCTCTACAAATCATCTTCAGATGCACCTAGTTATCAACTTTTGTACCAAGAAAGTTTTGTTTTAGTTAAAGCCGCTTCTTTAGAGGAAGCAAAAGCAAAGGCTTTAAATCATGGTAAAAATGAAAGTGTCAGCTATACAAATGAAAATGGAGAAACTATTACTTGGTCTTTGCAGCAAGTAGTAGACATAAATTCAGTTTTGGATGATGACTTTGATTCATCTGAGGATATTGTTGATTTATATGCTCGACATTTTCGGAACTATGAGGCTTACCAATCATTTGAGCCATTATTATCTCAAGAGCAATTTGGAGAATAG
- the sbcC gene encoding exonuclease subunit SbcC: MIPVQLLLKNFLSYRYATLDFGGLHTACICGSNGAGKSSLLEAITWAIWGESRATVEDDVIYSGAKEVRVDFTFKSNQQKYRVIRTRIRGGTSVLEFQIEIPSGFRSLTGKGVRATQDLILEHIKLDYDTFINSAYLRQGRADEFMLKRPTERKEILAELLKLNQYDDLEERAKESSRQFKAQTVELERSLESIKIQLQQREITQAQRVELEAELNQLQQVQAFDNIQLQSLQVVQHQRQNWEQQLNFIKQQYQNLTQDCDRLQQEQSAIGSQLSDLEKILHQEAEIKAGYAQYQSLQSQEEAFAVKFEEHTRAGQTRQQKQQQLTKQIHEIERQLQQAQAQLEALQQQERDIQQTLTKSGEVEAALSQLAAARHHVARLDQLQMQVTPLLQQRATLQSQLDRTHAGLVARLEQLQSTENQLQRQHSRQPQLQQAVMDVAIQIEELEKKRVYLQRVQEKGQERRHFIERLQAHQRDYEKLLGELEQKLQMLQNPEALCPLCERPLDEHHWSRVVEKTQSELEDTQGQFWVVREQLAVSDKEIQTLRQEYRDISQQLAGYDGLREQRGQLAAQLEATTDVQQQLQQIAAEKQHLERSLQGGDYAADKQVELRQLDQYLQQVNYNEQDHALARSEIERWRWAEIKQGQIKDATKRQAQLLARKPELQSQIAQLQARIQQDQIDSECAKQIAALERHITEIGYSSEQHNNLRMAAKKAQSWHLRYQQLLSAQHQYPQLQTRLQELEESRSARVTERQKLGGQIESIIQQLQATANPSAQIQALEQQLAIRRRQLDEQITKLGRLEQLAHQLETLQIQYEQQQQQLQSCKQEYRVYQELAQAFGKNGIQALMIENVLPQLEAETNKLLSRLSGNQFHVQFITQKAGRSAKSTKKNAKLIDTLDILIADSRGTRAYETYSGGEAFRINFAIRLALAKLLAQRAGAALQLLIVDEGFGTQDAEGCDRLIAAINAISSDFACILTVTHMPHLKEAFQARIEVNKTQEGSQLSLSI; this comes from the coding sequence ATGATCCCAGTACAACTTCTCCTCAAAAACTTCCTTAGTTACCGTTATGCAACTTTAGATTTTGGCGGTTTGCATACGGCTTGTATTTGTGGTTCCAATGGTGCGGGTAAATCTTCTCTTTTAGAAGCAATCACTTGGGCAATTTGGGGTGAAAGCCGTGCCACTGTTGAAGATGATGTCATCTATTCTGGTGCAAAAGAAGTTCGGGTTGATTTTACTTTCAAAAGTAACCAGCAAAAATATCGGGTGATTCGTACCCGAATTCGGGGAGGTACTAGCGTCCTCGAATTTCAAATAGAAATACCATCTGGGTTTCGCTCACTCACCGGCAAAGGGGTAAGAGCAACCCAGGATTTGATTTTAGAACACATCAAGCTCGATTACGATACATTTATTAATTCTGCCTACTTACGTCAAGGTCGTGCAGATGAATTCATGCTCAAGCGTCCCACAGAACGCAAAGAAATTTTAGCGGAGTTGTTGAAACTCAATCAGTATGATGATTTGGAAGAACGGGCAAAGGAATCTTCTCGTCAGTTCAAAGCCCAGACAGTAGAGTTAGAGCGTTCTTTGGAGTCGATAAAAATTCAGCTGCAACAACGCGAAATCACCCAAGCGCAAAGAGTGGAGTTAGAAGCCGAACTCAACCAATTGCAACAGGTGCAAGCTTTTGATAATATTCAATTACAAAGTTTGCAAGTTGTCCAGCACCAGCGCCAAAATTGGGAACAACAACTCAATTTTATAAAGCAGCAATACCAAAATCTTACCCAAGATTGCGATCGCCTCCAACAAGAACAATCAGCTATTGGCTCTCAGCTATCAGATTTAGAAAAAATATTACACCAAGAAGCTGAGATTAAAGCTGGATACGCCCAATATCAAAGTCTACAATCTCAAGAAGAAGCCTTTGCTGTCAAATTTGAAGAACACACCCGCGCTGGGCAAACTCGCCAACAAAAGCAACAACAGCTTACCAAACAAATTCACGAAATCGAACGGCAACTGCAACAAGCCCAAGCGCAGCTAGAAGCTTTGCAGCAACAAGAGCGAGACATTCAGCAAACTCTCACTAAGTCGGGTGAAGTAGAAGCCGCCTTATCACAACTAGCCGCAGCTCGTCACCATGTTGCTCGTTTAGATCAACTGCAAATGCAAGTTACTCCCTTGTTGCAACAACGAGCAACTTTACAAAGTCAACTCGATCGGACTCATGCTGGTTTAGTAGCGCGACTCGAACAACTGCAAAGTACTGAGAACCAATTGCAACGCCAGCACAGTCGCCAACCGCAACTGCAACAAGCGGTGATGGATGTGGCAATTCAGATTGAGGAACTGGAGAAAAAGCGAGTTTATCTGCAACGAGTCCAAGAAAAAGGGCAAGAAAGGCGGCATTTTATCGAACGTCTGCAAGCTCACCAACGGGATTATGAAAAATTGCTGGGAGAATTAGAGCAAAAATTGCAAATGCTGCAAAATCCTGAAGCACTTTGTCCATTATGTGAGCGTCCTTTAGACGAACATCACTGGAGTCGGGTAGTGGAAAAAACCCAAAGTGAGTTAGAGGATACTCAAGGGCAGTTTTGGGTAGTGCGGGAACAATTGGCTGTGTCTGATAAAGAAATTCAGACACTCAGGCAGGAATATCGCGATATATCCCAACAATTGGCGGGTTACGATGGTTTACGCGAACAACGGGGACAGTTAGCAGCACAGTTAGAAGCAACAACTGATGTGCAACAACAGTTACAACAAATTGCTGCTGAAAAACAGCATTTAGAGCGATCGCTCCAAGGTGGTGATTACGCTGCCGATAAACAAGTCGAGCTCCGGCAGCTAGACCAATACTTGCAACAAGTTAATTATAATGAACAAGACCACGCTCTCGCCCGGAGCGAAATTGAGCGGTGGCGATGGGCAGAAATTAAACAAGGGCAAATTAAAGATGCGACTAAGCGACAAGCGCAACTATTAGCCCGAAAACCAGAACTCCAGTCCCAAATTGCCCAATTACAAGCCAGAATACAGCAAGATCAGATTGATTCTGAATGTGCTAAACAAATCGCGGCTCTTGAGCGTCACATTACTGAAATTGGCTACAGTTCTGAGCAACACAACAATCTCCGCATGGCTGCAAAAAAAGCTCAATCTTGGCATTTGCGGTATCAACAACTGCTATCAGCCCAGCACCAGTATCCGCAACTCCAGACGAGGTTGCAAGAGTTAGAGGAGTCTAGAAGCGCCAGAGTAACGGAGCGCCAAAAACTCGGCGGACAAATTGAAAGTATTATTCAGCAACTACAAGCAACAGCTAACCCATCTGCCCAAATTCAAGCTTTAGAGCAGCAGTTAGCAATCCGCAGACGGCAACTCGATGAGCAAATAACTAAGTTGGGGCGTTTAGAACAGCTGGCGCATCAACTAGAAACGCTACAAATTCAGTATGAACAACAGCAGCAGCAATTACAATCTTGTAAGCAAGAATATCGTGTTTACCAGGAATTAGCGCAAGCATTTGGTAAAAATGGCATCCAAGCATTGATGATTGAGAATGTATTGCCGCAACTGGAAGCTGAGACAAATAAACTACTTTCGCGGTTGAGTGGGAATCAGTTTCATGTACAATTTATTACACAAAAAGCTGGTCGCAGTGCTAAATCAACCAAGAAAAATGCCAAGCTGATAGACACCTTAGATATTTTAATCGCCGATTCTAGAGGAACACGAGCTTACGAAACTTACTCAGGTGGGGAAGCCTTTAGAATTAACTTTGCCATCCGTTTGGCTTTGGCAAAACTATTAGCGCAACGGGCGGGGGCGGCGTTGCAATTGTTGATTGTGGATGAAGGTTTTGGTACACAAGATGCCGAAGGATGCGATCGCTTGATTGCCGCGATTAATGCGATCTCCTCCGATTTCGCCTGTATCCTCACTGTTACCCACATGCCCCACCTCAAAGAAGCTTTCCAAGCCAGGATTGAAGTGAATAAAACTCAAGAAGGTTCGCAGTTGAGCTTGTCAATTTAA
- a CDS encoding peptidoglycan-binding protein, with amino-acid sequence MKIGVDSYLTKLASIYEVSESVKVVPTEANFKFLNWKNLSSGATMRFLSVALITGLVSVAGQALALQKIGSNGPEVSSTQRCLKKLGYFNGPVTGKFAALTKNATIKFQQANRISADGVVGISTQRALQRACQGRSSNRNISGASRSPVGQYPTLSQGKTGAAVTRLQQRLRQLGYFNTNPTGNFGRITKDAVIAFQRSYRITANGIVNRQTWNALMGSSPTSGRSSLSTQQVRELQVRLRQLGYLNTNATGNVGSMTREAVIAFQRNNGLPVDGIANAQVLDSVRRVSTGGIQQPGRSYLTVGDRGENVRSVQERLAQLGFSNTNPDGLFNDSTRQSVIAFQQSSQINSTGNVDWQTWEALGLNGSTRGNYTPNNDYVLADTNRYALPPANDYVVPVTNGNTLVANNPYRVIIPISSNDTLSKVQQYIPNAVAEQSNLGDYVNAGAFSDRAQAETLTKKLRSLGLDARVKYN; translated from the coding sequence GTGAAAATAGGGGTAGATAGCTATTTAACCAAGCTTGCCTCAATCTACGAGGTATCCGAAAGCGTCAAGGTAGTTCCTACCGAAGCTAATTTCAAATTTTTGAATTGGAAAAATTTATCTAGCGGCGCAACGATGCGTTTTTTGTCTGTGGCTCTGATTACGGGGCTTGTGAGTGTTGCTGGGCAAGCTTTAGCACTTCAGAAAATAGGAAGTAATGGGCCTGAAGTTAGCAGTACCCAGAGATGTTTAAAAAAGTTAGGCTATTTTAACGGCCCGGTTACAGGTAAGTTTGCTGCCTTGACTAAAAATGCTACGATCAAGTTCCAGCAAGCCAATAGAATATCTGCTGATGGAGTTGTGGGTATTAGTACTCAAAGAGCCTTGCAACGAGCCTGTCAAGGTAGAAGTTCCAATAGAAATATCAGCGGCGCATCGCGCTCGCCAGTTGGTCAATATCCTACTCTTTCTCAAGGCAAAACTGGTGCAGCCGTCACAAGATTACAACAGCGTCTACGGCAGTTAGGCTACTTTAATACTAATCCGACTGGGAATTTTGGACGAATTACTAAAGATGCTGTAATTGCATTCCAGCGAAGTTATCGCATAACTGCTAACGGGATTGTGAATCGACAAACTTGGAACGCATTAATGGGTTCTTCTCCGACTTCAGGAAGATCGAGTCTTTCCACTCAACAAGTAAGAGAACTACAAGTGCGTTTGCGGCAGCTAGGTTATTTAAATACTAACGCCACTGGGAATGTTGGCTCAATGACTAGAGAAGCTGTAATTGCATTCCAGCGAAATAACGGACTACCTGTTGATGGCATTGCTAATGCCCAAGTTTTGGACTCAGTGCGTAGAGTCTCCACAGGTGGTATTCAACAACCAGGTAGAAGTTATCTAACTGTAGGCGATCGCGGAGAAAATGTCAGATCAGTTCAAGAGCGTTTGGCGCAGTTGGGTTTCTCTAATACCAATCCTGATGGACTTTTCAACGATTCCACCAGACAATCTGTGATTGCATTCCAGCAATCTTCTCAAATTAATTCTACTGGAAATGTAGATTGGCAAACTTGGGAAGCATTAGGGTTGAATGGTTCAACTAGGGGCAATTATACTCCAAATAATGATTATGTATTAGCTGACACTAATCGCTATGCATTACCTCCTGCCAATGACTATGTAGTACCTGTTACCAATGGCAATACATTAGTTGCTAATAATCCTTACAGAGTAATAATTCCCATTTCCAGTAATGATACTCTGAGTAAAGTACAACAATATATACCCAATGCTGTCGCGGAGCAATCCAATTTAGGGGATTATGTGAATGCTGGAGCATTTAGCGATCGCGCCCAAGCAGAAACGCTGACGAAAAAGCTCCGCTCATTAGGTCTTGATGCACGGGTAAAATACAATTAA
- a CDS encoding MHYT domain-containing protein produces the protein MLHGIYDIRLVLFSVAIAMLTAYTTLDLAIRVTDAKSQQKWPWLLGGAIAMGIGIWAMHFIAMLAFSLPIPIDYDWLTVLISVLPAIFASGLALYLVSQPEFGILRLLSGSLLMGIGISAMHYIGMAAIRLPVKMSYNLSGVALSIA, from the coding sequence ATGCTCCACGGTATCTACGATATTCGCTTAGTCTTATTTTCCGTTGCCATTGCCATGCTTACGGCTTATACCACACTTGATCTAGCTATAAGAGTAACAGACGCTAAATCGCAGCAAAAGTGGCCGTGGCTGCTAGGGGGAGCGATTGCAATGGGAATCGGTATTTGGGCAATGCATTTTATTGCTATGTTGGCGTTCAGTCTGCCGATTCCCATTGACTATGACTGGTTAACAGTTTTGATTTCGGTGCTACCTGCAATTTTCGCCTCTGGATTAGCCCTGTACCTAGTTAGCCAGCCAGAATTTGGTATTCTGCGGTTGTTGAGTGGTAGCCTCCTGATGGGCATAGGGATTAGTGCAATGCACTACATCGGTATGGCTGCGATTCGTTTACCAGTGAAAATGTCATATAACTTGAGTGGGGTTGCATTATCGATTGCGTAG
- a CDS encoding sensor histidine kinase: MRIGSAILMGAAIPSMHYIGMMATHFSVIESVEFSAVDTAATYWMAAIIGLFTLLLLGWTLLTSFFNEQLSVQLVKTADLKENEERLKQALQNQEALATLAESRSEELEIAMLALQKAQLQFLQAEKMSSLGQIVAGVAHEINNPANFIYGNLFHTEIYLRELLELINTYQQHYPEPELAVQAKLKSIDFPFLLEDLPKLLNSMQAGAERIKHIVESLRNFSRLDEAQLKAVDIHEGLNSTLLILQNRISYPPNNRPEILVIKEYGNLPLVNCYPGQLNQVFFNILANAIDVLEKKLISLKPKSSFTPFIRIKTTINQVGWVNIQIFDNGAGISEDVQNKIYDPFFTTKPVGQGTGLGLSISYQIVVQTHGGRLNCISAKGQGTTFQIELPIDTLIHTSCFQRKQSQVVPDEAIE, translated from the coding sequence TTGAGGATTGGCAGTGCAATTCTCATGGGTGCAGCCATTCCGTCAATGCACTACATAGGGATGATGGCTACCCATTTTTCAGTCATCGAATCGGTCGAGTTTTCAGCAGTTGATACTGCTGCAACTTATTGGATGGCTGCGATTATTGGCTTATTCACATTACTCCTTCTAGGATGGACGCTGCTCACATCTTTTTTCAACGAACAATTGAGTGTTCAACTAGTCAAAACAGCTGATCTTAAAGAAAACGAAGAACGTCTTAAACAAGCCTTACAAAACCAAGAAGCGCTGGCTACTCTAGCTGAGTCTCGGTCTGAAGAATTAGAGATAGCTATGTTGGCACTTCAGAAAGCTCAATTGCAATTTCTTCAAGCAGAAAAAATGTCGTCTTTGGGACAAATAGTAGCGGGAGTTGCTCATGAGATTAACAATCCTGCTAACTTCATTTACGGAAACCTTTTTCATACGGAAATTTATCTGCGGGAACTCTTAGAATTAATCAACACTTATCAGCAACATTATCCGGAACCAGAGCTTGCAGTTCAAGCGAAATTAAAGTCTATTGATTTCCCATTTTTGCTAGAAGATTTACCTAAACTACTCAACTCAATGCAAGCCGGAGCCGAACGTATTAAGCATATTGTGGAATCCTTGCGTAACTTCTCTCGTCTAGACGAGGCACAATTGAAAGCTGTGGACATCCACGAAGGGCTTAATTCGACACTGCTCATTCTTCAGAACCGTATTAGTTATCCGCCGAACAATCGACCCGAAATTCTTGTAATTAAAGAATATGGTAATTTACCCTTAGTAAATTGCTATCCCGGACAGTTAAACCAAGTATTTTTCAATATTCTTGCAAATGCTATTGATGTGTTAGAAAAAAAGCTGATTAGCTTAAAACCAAAGTCCAGTTTTACACCTTTCATTCGGATTAAAACAACCATTAATCAAGTCGGTTGGGTCAATATTCAAATTTTCGACAATGGAGCTGGCATTAGTGAAGACGTACAAAATAAAATCTATGATCCCTTCTTCACAACTAAACCAGTTGGACAAGGAACTGGATTAGGATTATCAATTAGCTATCAGATTGTCGTTCAAACACATGGTGGTAGGCTCAACTGTATTTCTGCCAAGGGGCAAGGAACTACTTTTCAAATTGAGCTTCCAATTGATACATTGATACATACTTCCTGTTTTCAAAGAAAGCAATCTCAAGTAGTTCCAGATGAAGCTATTGAGTAA
- a CDS encoding SH3 domain-containing protein translates to MLSGFTKFILGFFLAIAVLVGGGVAIALYFMNRTGISPAKPVFSNDSPSVKAQAPKATKPGEGKSTLPSGTQAESSPTSTSTPTESPKATPSPKPLPPGAYRGRVSWAEGLSLRSQPNQESEKIGGVGFNQKIIILQESDDKSWQKIRLEGSEQEGWVKAGNTEKVDQQ, encoded by the coding sequence ATGTTGTCTGGTTTTACAAAGTTTATACTGGGGTTTTTCTTAGCGATCGCTGTGTTAGTAGGTGGCGGCGTTGCAATTGCACTCTACTTCATGAATCGCACCGGCATATCCCCTGCCAAACCCGTTTTTTCCAATGATAGTCCCTCGGTGAAAGCCCAAGCTCCAAAAGCAACTAAGCCTGGAGAAGGTAAATCTACCCTTCCATCTGGGACTCAGGCTGAATCATCTCCAACCTCAACCTCTACTCCCACAGAATCACCAAAGGCTACCCCATCACCAAAACCATTGCCACCGGGAGCTTACCGAGGACGTGTTAGTTGGGCTGAAGGCTTGAGTTTGCGATCGCAACCAAATCAAGAATCTGAAAAGATTGGTGGAGTTGGTTTTAATCAAAAAATTATTATTTTGCAAGAAAGTGACGACAAATCCTGGCAAAAGATCCGTTTGGAAGGTAGCGAACAAGAAGGTTGGGTAAAAGCAGGTAATACTGAAAAAGTTGATCAACAATAG
- a CDS encoding AAA family ATPase: MNFREEFKLLLRARYPLIYIPTYEEERVEAAIREEATNQGNRPVYTWDFVDGYQGNPNDVGFGRRNPLQALEFIEKLPASAPAVLILRDYHRFLDDVAIARKLRNLSRLLKSQPKNIVLLSPRIAIPDDLTEVLTVVEFPLPAAPEIKTEVDRLLQSTGNSLSGKVLDDLVRSCQGLSMERIRRVLAKAIATHGELQPEDVDLVLEEKRQTIRQTQILDFYPATEQISDIGGLDNLKDWLIRRGGSFTDKARQYGLPHPRGLMLVGIQGTGKSLTAKAIAHHWHLPLLRLDVGRLFGGLVGESESRTRQMIQVAEALAPCILWIDEIDKAFAGLGSRGDAGTASRVFGTFINWLAEKTSPVFVVATANDIQALPPEMLRKGRFDEIFFVGLPTQEERKAIYDVHLSRLRPHNLKSYDIERLAYETPDFSGAEIEQTLIEAMHIGFSQNRDFATDDILEAASQIIPLARTAVEQIQQLQEWAAAGRARLASKHSPLSERLRRTT; encoded by the coding sequence ATGAACTTCCGTGAAGAGTTTAAACTGCTGCTACGCGCCCGCTATCCTTTGATTTATATTCCCACATACGAGGAGGAGCGGGTAGAAGCAGCTATCCGGGAAGAAGCAACCAATCAGGGTAATCGCCCAGTGTATACTTGGGATTTTGTCGATGGCTACCAGGGAAACCCCAATGATGTTGGGTTTGGGCGACGTAACCCGTTGCAAGCTTTAGAATTCATCGAAAAATTACCAGCTTCCGCACCTGCGGTATTGATTTTACGAGATTATCATCGCTTTTTAGATGATGTAGCGATCGCCCGCAAACTCCGCAATCTGTCGAGGCTTCTCAAGTCACAACCAAAAAATATTGTCCTACTGTCGCCACGCATCGCCATTCCTGACGATTTAACGGAAGTGCTGACAGTCGTCGAGTTTCCCTTACCCGCCGCCCCAGAAATTAAAACTGAGGTAGATCGCTTACTACAAAGTACTGGTAACTCGCTTTCTGGAAAAGTTTTAGATGATTTGGTGCGCTCTTGTCAAGGACTTTCAATGGAACGGATTCGCCGGGTTTTGGCAAAAGCGATCGCTACCCACGGCGAATTGCAACCAGAAGACGTGGATCTCGTTTTGGAAGAAAAGCGCCAAACTATCCGCCAAACCCAAATCCTGGACTTCTACCCCGCCACTGAGCAAATTTCTGATATTGGCGGACTGGATAACTTGAAAGACTGGCTGATTCGCCGGGGAGGCTCATTTACTGATAAGGCGCGACAGTACGGATTACCGCACCCCCGTGGTTTAATGTTGGTGGGTATTCAGGGAACTGGTAAATCGTTAACGGCAAAAGCGATCGCTCATCACTGGCATTTACCTTTGCTACGTTTGGATGTGGGCAGGTTATTTGGTGGTTTGGTGGGTGAATCAGAATCTCGCACTCGCCAAATGATCCAAGTAGCTGAAGCCCTCGCTCCCTGTATTTTGTGGATTGATGAAATAGATAAAGCCTTTGCCGGACTTGGTAGCAGAGGTGATGCCGGAACAGCCAGCCGTGTGTTTGGTACTTTTATTAACTGGCTAGCCGAAAAAACCTCACCCGTGTTTGTCGTCGCCACCGCCAACGACATCCAAGCTTTACCGCCGGAAATGCTCCGTAAGGGGCGATTTGATGAAATTTTCTTTGTGGGATTGCCCACCCAAGAAGAGAGAAAAGCAATTTATGATGTTCATTTATCCCGATTGCGCCCCCATAACTTAAAAAGTTATGACATTGAAAGGTTAGCTTATGAAACGCCCGATTTTTCTGGGGCAGAGATTGAGCAAACTTTAATTGAAGCGATGCATATTGGATTTAGCCAAAACCGCGACTTTGCTACCGACGATATTTTAGAAGCAGCCAGTCAAATCATCCCCTTGGCGCGAACTGCTGTAGAGCAAATTCAGCAACTCCAAGAATGGGCTGCTGCTGGGAGAGCGCGTTTAGCATCGAAACACAGTCCTTTAAGCGAACGCCTTCGGCGCACTACGTAA